The Deltaproteobacteria bacterium PRO3 genome has a segment encoding these proteins:
- the uvrA gene encoding excinuclease ABC subunit UvrA, translating into MEPQAIIVKGARQHNLKNIDVHIPRNRLVVITGLSGSGKSSLAFDTLYAEGQRRYVESLSAYARQFLEQMGKPDVDTIEGLSPAISIEQKTISHNPRSTVGTVTEIYDYFRLLFARVGTPTCYQCGKEIRAQTVTQMVDHLMKLPEGTKLHLLAPLIRGRKGEYGQMLQGLRGKGFVRVKIDGQTYLLEEVPSLDKKKKHDIDLFVDRLVINSGVKTRLADSLETALKFGEGIAKVEFLPEGAKPAAAPLLFSEKFACIDCGISFAEISPRLFSFNNPFGACPECKGLGSKMFFDPTLVVPNPHLTIEEGAVAPWYSKTSTYYPNILNAVAQHFKFRTDIPYERLAKKHQDIVMNGAGDEEVRFTYERNGRKQHYTATFEGVLANLKRRYGETDSDWMRQELEKYMAFQDCELCGGSRLKREATAVKINGKAIHEITSLSVKQCLETLGKLKLGKKEMQIAERILKELNERLTFLHNVGLDYLSLDRRSGTLSGGEGQRIRLATQIGSSLVGVLYILDEPSIGLHQRDNTKLLETLKRLRDLGNTVLVVEHDEETILESDYVIDMGPGAGVEGGYLVAHGTPSQIMADPASVTGEFLSGKKSIPLPEQRRKGSGEKLSILGCSANNLKNLNVDIPLGTLTCITGVSGSGKSTLINDTLYKALAQKLNQSREVPGKYKELKGLEHIDKVINIDQTPIGRTPRSNPATYTGLFTLIRDLFAELNESKMRGYKPGRFSFNVKGGRCEACEGDGMIKIEMHFLPDIYVECEECKGLRYNRETLEVQYKGKSIAEVLKMSAAQGMEFFANIPTVKRKLKTLVDVGLGYIELGQSATTLSGGEAQRIKLSRELSKVSTGRTFYILDEPTTGLHFADIHCLLEVLQRLVEGGNTAVVIEHNLDVIKTSDHIIDLGPEGGDEGGTIVATGTPEQIAANPKSYTGQYLKKVLDKESLRKNGKRSRAAV; encoded by the coding sequence ATGGAGCCTCAGGCGATTATCGTTAAGGGTGCCCGCCAGCACAATCTCAAGAACATCGACGTCCACATCCCGCGTAACCGTCTGGTGGTAATCACCGGGCTTTCCGGCTCGGGGAAGTCCTCACTCGCCTTCGACACGCTCTACGCCGAGGGGCAGCGGCGCTATGTGGAGTCGCTCTCCGCCTACGCGCGGCAGTTCCTCGAGCAGATGGGCAAGCCGGACGTCGACACCATCGAGGGCCTCTCGCCGGCCATCTCCATCGAGCAGAAGACGATCAGCCACAACCCGCGCTCCACGGTCGGCACCGTCACCGAGATCTACGACTACTTCCGCCTGCTCTTCGCGCGGGTCGGCACCCCCACCTGTTACCAGTGCGGGAAGGAGATCCGCGCCCAGACCGTCACCCAGATGGTCGATCACCTGATGAAGCTGCCGGAGGGCACCAAGCTGCACCTGCTGGCCCCGCTGATCCGCGGCCGCAAGGGCGAGTACGGGCAGATGCTGCAAGGGCTGCGCGGCAAGGGCTTCGTCCGCGTCAAGATCGACGGGCAGACCTACCTGCTGGAAGAGGTCCCCTCGCTGGACAAGAAGAAGAAGCACGACATCGACCTCTTCGTCGACCGCCTGGTGATCAACTCGGGCGTCAAGACCCGGCTCGCGGATTCGCTGGAGACGGCGCTCAAGTTCGGCGAAGGCATCGCGAAGGTGGAGTTCCTCCCGGAAGGCGCGAAGCCCGCGGCCGCGCCGCTCCTGTTCAGCGAGAAGTTCGCCTGCATCGACTGCGGGATCAGCTTCGCCGAGATCTCGCCGCGCCTGTTCAGCTTCAACAACCCCTTCGGCGCCTGCCCCGAGTGCAAGGGGCTGGGCAGCAAGATGTTCTTCGACCCCACGCTGGTCGTGCCCAACCCGCACCTCACGATCGAAGAGGGCGCCGTTGCGCCCTGGTACTCGAAGACCTCGACCTATTATCCCAACATCCTGAACGCCGTCGCCCAGCACTTCAAGTTCCGCACCGACATTCCCTACGAGAGGCTCGCCAAAAAACACCAGGACATCGTGATGAACGGCGCGGGCGACGAGGAGGTCCGCTTCACCTACGAGCGCAACGGCCGCAAGCAGCACTACACCGCGACCTTCGAGGGCGTGCTGGCCAACCTGAAGCGCCGCTACGGCGAGACCGACAGCGACTGGATGCGCCAAGAGCTGGAAAAGTACATGGCCTTCCAGGACTGCGAGCTCTGCGGCGGCAGCCGGTTGAAGCGGGAGGCCACCGCGGTCAAGATCAACGGCAAGGCCATCCACGAGATCACCTCCCTCTCGGTCAAGCAGTGCCTGGAGACGCTGGGGAAGCTGAAACTGGGCAAGAAGGAGATGCAGATCGCCGAGCGCATCTTAAAAGAGCTGAACGAGCGCCTCACCTTCCTGCACAACGTCGGGCTCGACTACCTCTCGCTGGACCGCCGCAGCGGCACCCTCTCCGGGGGCGAGGGCCAGCGCATCCGGCTGGCGACCCAGATCGGGTCTTCCCTGGTCGGCGTCCTCTACATCCTGGACGAGCCCAGCATCGGCCTGCACCAGCGCGACAACACCAAGCTCTTGGAGACCCTCAAGCGCCTGCGCGACCTGGGCAACACGGTGCTCGTCGTCGAGCACGACGAAGAGACCATCCTCGAGTCCGACTACGTCATCGACATGGGCCCCGGGGCGGGCGTCGAGGGCGGCTACCTGGTCGCCCACGGCACGCCGTCCCAGATCATGGCGGATCCCGCCTCGGTGACGGGGGAATTCCTCTCCGGAAAAAAATCGATCCCGCTTCCCGAGCAGCGCCGCAAGGGCAGCGGCGAAAAGTTGAGCATCCTGGGCTGCTCGGCCAACAACCTGAAGAACTTGAACGTCGACATCCCGCTGGGCACCCTGACCTGCATCACGGGCGTCTCCGGCTCCGGCAAGTCGACGTTGATCAACGACACCCTCTACAAGGCCCTGGCGCAGAAACTGAACCAGAGCCGCGAGGTCCCCGGCAAATACAAGGAACTGAAGGGCCTCGAGCACATCGACAAGGTCATCAACATCGACCAGACCCCGATCGGCCGCACCCCGCGCAGCAACCCGGCGACCTACACGGGGCTCTTCACGCTGATCCGCGACCTCTTCGCCGAGCTGAACGAGTCTAAGATGCGCGGCTACAAGCCGGGCCGTTTCTCCTTCAACGTGAAGGGCGGGCGCTGCGAGGCCTGCGAGGGCGACGGGATGATCAAGATCGAGATGCACTTTCTGCCCGACATCTACGTCGAGTGCGAAGAATGCAAGGGCCTGCGCTACAACCGGGAGACCCTCGAGGTGCAGTACAAGGGCAAGTCCATCGCGGAGGTCCTCAAGATGTCGGCCGCGCAAGGCATGGAGTTCTTCGCCAACATCCCGACGGTCAAGCGCAAGCTCAAGACCTTGGTGGACGTGGGCCTGGGCTACATCGAGCTCGGCCAATCGGCGACGACCCTCTCCGGCGGCGAGGCCCAGCGCATCAAGCTGTCCCGCGAGCTGAGCAAGGTCTCGACGGGCCGCACCTTCTATATTTTGGACGAGCCCACCACCGGCCTGCACTTCGCCGACATCCATTGTTTATTGGAAGTGCTCCAACGCCTCGTCGAAGGCGGCAACACGGCGGTGGTGATCGAGCACAACCTCGACGTCATCAAGACCTCCGACCACATCATCGACCTGGGCCCCGAGGGCGGCGACGAGGGCGGCACGATCGTGGCCACCGGAACGCCGGAGCAGATCGCGGCAAATCCTAAAAGCTACACCGGGCAATATCTAAAGAAGGTATTGGATAAAGAGTCGCTTCGAAAAAACGGAAAGCGAAGCCGGGCCGCAGTTTAA
- a CDS encoding RNA-binding protein: MSKKLYVGSLPYSVDDAQLNELAAPYGAVLSAKVIKDKFSGQSKGFGFVEMENDGEAEAAINALNGKEVGGRTLKVNEARPMAPRSGGGGGGFGGGGGGGGGRRFGGGGGGGGRDRGPRGGGGGGRW; this comes from the coding sequence ATGAGCAAAAAACTCTATGTGGGCAGTCTTCCCTACTCGGTCGACGACGCTCAACTGAATGAACTGGCCGCACCCTACGGCGCGGTCCTCTCCGCGAAGGTCATCAAAGACAAATTTTCGGGCCAATCGAAAGGCTTCGGTTTCGTCGAGATGGAAAACGACGGCGAGGCCGAGGCGGCGATCAACGCACTGAACGGCAAGGAAGTCGGCGGCCGCACCCTGAAGGTGAACGAGGCCCGCCCGATGGCCCCCCGCAGCGGCGGCGGTGGCGGCGGTTTCGGCGGCGGTGGTGGCGGCGGCGGTGGCCGGCGCTTCGGCGGTGGCGGCGGTGGCGGCGGTCGCGATCGCGGTCCCCGCGGCGGCGGTGGCGGCGGCCGCTGGTAA
- a CDS encoding TIGR01777 family protein: MRILITGASGLVGSALRERLSSQGHTISRLVRHPANASRGEAYWNPEGGSVDKTGLSDLKPEVVVHLAGENIASGRWNETRKRKIRDSRVNGTRALADALAHLENKPKALICASAVGFYGSRGDEPLTEDSPPGEGFLAEVCQAWEEASELAAKAGIRTVNLRLGVVLSPEGGALKKMLLPFKLGLGGVIGSGQQYWSWIALDDVVNAFDFAIQNETLRGPVNVIAPDPVTNKEFTKTLGRVLWRPTCFPLPASTARMLIGEMADALLLSSARVVPAKLEKAGFKFQYPGLREALKHLLK, translated from the coding sequence ATGAGAATTTTGATCACCGGCGCCAGCGGTTTGGTCGGTTCCGCGCTTCGCGAGCGCCTGAGCTCCCAAGGCCACACGATCAGCCGGCTCGTCCGCCACCCCGCCAACGCCTCGCGCGGCGAGGCCTACTGGAACCCCGAGGGCGGCAGCGTCGACAAGACCGGCCTCTCGGATTTAAAGCCCGAAGTGGTCGTCCACCTCGCCGGCGAAAACATCGCCTCCGGCCGCTGGAACGAAACCCGCAAGCGCAAGATCCGCGACAGCCGCGTCAACGGCACCCGCGCCCTGGCCGACGCACTGGCCCACCTCGAGAACAAGCCCAAGGCCTTGATCTGCGCCTCGGCCGTCGGCTTCTACGGTTCGCGGGGCGACGAGCCCCTCACCGAAGACAGCCCTCCAGGCGAGGGCTTCTTGGCCGAGGTCTGCCAGGCCTGGGAAGAGGCCTCCGAGTTGGCCGCCAAGGCCGGCATCCGCACGGTCAACCTCCGCCTCGGCGTCGTGCTCAGCCCCGAGGGCGGGGCCCTCAAGAAGATGCTGCTCCCCTTCAAGCTCGGTCTGGGCGGCGTCATCGGCAGCGGCCAACAGTATTGGAGCTGGATCGCCCTGGACGACGTCGTCAACGCCTTCGACTTCGCCATCCAAAACGAGACCCTGCGCGGCCCGGTCAACGTCATCGCCCCGGATCCCGTCACCAACAAAGAATTCACCAAGACCCTGGGACGGGTGTTGTGGCGCCCGACCTGCTTTCCCTTGCCCGCCTCCACTGCGCGGATGTTGATCGGCGAGATGGCCGACGCGCTCTTGCTGTCCAGCGCGCGCGTCGTGCCGGCCAAGTTGGAGAAGGCGGGGTTTAAGTTTCAGTATCCGGGGTTGAGGGAAGCGCTGAAGCATCTGTTAAAATAA
- a CDS encoding pyridoxal phosphate-dependent aminotransferase, with the protein MAHELNPIEQTHRRLTAAGKKILRLYAGNPNDQGFHFPGAILEKAYRDYFQRQDYRPHPKGLPQARQAIANYYAGQGAALDPEHLILTSGTSESFFYLFSLLAGPGDNLLAPVPAYPLFDSIATLARVELRHYPLREDRAWAIDFDTLERRADARTRAVLLVSPNNPTGAVASPEEIAKLVAWADAKDLPLVCDEVFSEFYFGPDEFPRPMALERPRLCFTLNGLSKMFALPGLKLSWIALSGEPARVAPALDRLETIADTFLSCHIPIQEALPSLFAEGAPFLADYRREVHRRRDLAVALLREEPALRFHPPQGGFYLTLSVAKEMPFDEEGFVIRLMEEEGVFLHPGYFYDDESGTHLVLSYLAQEPELRTGIAALRRFIHRY; encoded by the coding sequence GTGGCACACGAGCTCAACCCCATCGAACAAACTCACCGCCGCCTGACTGCGGCCGGAAAGAAGATCCTCCGCCTCTACGCCGGCAATCCCAACGACCAAGGCTTCCACTTCCCCGGCGCGATCCTCGAAAAGGCCTACCGAGATTACTTCCAAAGACAAGACTACCGCCCCCACCCCAAGGGCCTGCCGCAGGCCCGCCAAGCCATCGCAAATTATTACGCCGGGCAGGGCGCCGCGCTGGACCCCGAGCACCTGATCCTCACCTCCGGCACCAGCGAGTCCTTCTTCTACCTCTTTTCGCTGCTCGCCGGTCCGGGAGACAACCTGCTGGCCCCCGTGCCCGCCTATCCGCTCTTCGATTCCATCGCGACCTTGGCGCGCGTCGAGCTGCGGCACTACCCGCTGCGCGAGGACCGCGCCTGGGCCATCGACTTCGACACGCTGGAGCGCCGCGCCGACGCCCGGACTCGCGCCGTCCTCCTCGTCTCGCCCAACAACCCCACCGGCGCCGTCGCCTCGCCGGAGGAGATCGCCAAGCTCGTCGCCTGGGCCGACGCCAAAGACCTCCCGTTGGTCTGCGACGAGGTCTTTTCCGAATTTTACTTCGGCCCCGACGAATTCCCCCGGCCCATGGCCCTGGAAAGGCCGAGGCTCTGCTTCACCTTGAACGGCCTCTCCAAGATGTTCGCTCTGCCCGGCCTCAAGCTCAGCTGGATCGCCTTGAGCGGCGAGCCCGCGCGGGTCGCGCCGGCCTTGGACCGCCTCGAGACGATCGCGGACACCTTCCTCTCCTGCCACATCCCGATCCAGGAGGCCCTGCCCTCCCTCTTCGCCGAAGGGGCCCCTTTCCTGGCGGATTATCGCCGCGAGGTCCACCGCCGCCGCGACCTGGCCGTCGCCTTGTTGCGGGAAGAACCGGCCCTGCGCTTCCACCCACCCCAAGGCGGCTTCTACCTCACCCTCTCGGTGGCCAAGGAGATGCCCTTCGACGAGGAGGGCTTCGTCATCCGGCTCATGGAGGAAGAGGGCGTCTTCCTGCACCCCGGCTACTTCTACGACGACGAGTCCGGGACCCACCTCGTCCTGTCCTATCTCGCCCAAGAGCCCGAGCTGCGCACCGGCATCGCGGCCCTGCGGCGCTTTATCCACAGATATTGA
- a CDS encoding FAD-dependent thymidylate synthase, which yields METPASPPPKVTLEAVIRDPYDLAVATARTCYSAKGVIRVPDVNKDEKARALRDKIAASTREAGHLTTRQHAHFVFSLENVSRQFIWSFLHSHPYYNSEQVSQRYVKVARGRYTVPPMDEAQRRVYEDAVAAQMADYEKLIELLLPRVKEEYFQIFPVRQKYLDRYEPVLKKKAYEVARYVLPVATHAYLYHTVSALTLMRYHRLMDCYDTPWEQHQVVAQMVAAVLELDPEFARELSDPLPPEQTPEFRWMQAFHDKTPVHENYLREFDASLEGHYAALIDYKAHAPQTLAQSVRSVLGVTRAQLSDEQAIEAVLNPAQNRFLADTLNVNTLSKLSRTLFHVHYTFRKKISHTADSQDQRHRMTPASRPLLEAHYTGRPDYIVPLLIRENEAALELYRASMEASFAAINRLLDMGLKKEFALYLLPNAFPIRFEESGDLLNLHHKWHTRACYTAQEEIFYATMDELKAVKNVHPSLVRHILAPCYIRKHAGVKPICPEGERFCGVKVWEKEIEDYRRVL from the coding sequence ATGGAGACCCCCGCCTCTCCTCCCCCCAAAGTGACGCTCGAGGCCGTCATCCGCGATCCCTACGACCTTGCGGTCGCGACCGCGCGCACCTGCTACTCGGCCAAGGGGGTGATCCGGGTGCCCGACGTCAACAAGGACGAAAAGGCCCGCGCCCTGCGCGACAAGATCGCCGCCAGCACCCGCGAGGCCGGGCACCTGACCACGCGACAGCACGCCCACTTCGTCTTCTCACTGGAGAACGTCTCGCGGCAATTCATCTGGTCCTTCCTGCACTCGCACCCCTATTACAACAGCGAGCAGGTCTCGCAGCGCTACGTCAAGGTCGCGCGCGGCCGCTACACCGTGCCGCCGATGGACGAGGCCCAGCGGCGCGTCTACGAAGACGCCGTCGCCGCGCAGATGGCGGACTATGAGAAATTGATCGAGCTGCTCCTGCCCCGAGTGAAGGAAGAATACTTTCAAATCTTCCCGGTCCGGCAAAAGTACCTCGACCGCTACGAGCCGGTCCTGAAGAAAAAGGCCTACGAGGTCGCGCGCTACGTCCTGCCGGTCGCGACCCACGCCTACCTCTACCACACCGTGTCCGCCCTAACGCTGATGCGCTACCACCGCCTGATGGACTGCTACGACACGCCCTGGGAGCAACACCAAGTCGTCGCGCAGATGGTTGCGGCCGTCCTCGAGCTCGACCCCGAATTCGCCCGCGAGCTCTCCGACCCGCTGCCGCCGGAGCAGACGCCGGAATTCCGCTGGATGCAGGCCTTCCATGACAAGACTCCGGTACACGAAAATTACCTGCGCGAATTCGACGCCTCGCTCGAGGGGCACTACGCCGCGCTGATCGACTACAAGGCCCACGCCCCCCAGACCCTGGCGCAGTCGGTGCGCTCGGTCTTGGGCGTGACGCGGGCCCAGCTCTCCGACGAGCAGGCCATCGAGGCGGTCCTGAATCCCGCGCAAAACCGCTTTCTAGCCGACACGCTCAACGTCAACACCCTCTCCAAGCTCTCGCGGACGCTGTTTCACGTGCACTACACCTTCCGCAAGAAGATCAGCCACACGGCCGACTCGCAGGACCAACGCCACCGCATGACGCCGGCCTCGCGTCCCCTGCTCGAGGCGCACTACACCGGGCGCCCCGACTACATCGTCCCCCTGCTGATCCGCGAAAACGAGGCCGCCCTCGAGCTCTACCGCGCCTCGATGGAGGCGAGCTTCGCGGCGATCAACCGCCTGCTCGACATGGGACTGAAGAAAGAATTCGCGCTCTACCTGCTCCCCAACGCCTTCCCGATCCGCTTCGAAGAATCGGGGGACCTGCTCAACCTGCACCACAAGTGGCACACCCGTGCGTGCTACACGGCGCAGGAGGAGATCTTCTACGCGACGATGGACGAGCTGAAGGCCGTGAAAAACGTGCATCCCTCCTTGGTACGCCACATCCTGGCCCCCTGTTACATCCGCAAGCACGCGGGCGTGAAGCCGATCTGCCCCGAAGGCGAGCGCTTCTGCGGGGTCAAGGTGTGGGAAAAAGAGATCGAAGATTACCGCCGGGTCTTGTGA